In Pseudomonas fluorescens, one genomic interval encodes:
- a CDS encoding heavy metal response regulator transcription factor — MRILVVEDELKAAEYLHQGLTESGYIVDHAATGADGLHLAQQQAYDLIILDVNLPELDGWGVLEQLRRTHSTRVMMLTARGRLADKIRGLDLGADDYLVKPFEFPELLARVRTLMRRSENIPVPQVLKVADLELDPGRHRAFRGEQRIDLTTKEFALLHLLMRQSGEVLTRTQIISLVWDMNFDCDTNVVEVSIRRLRAKIDDPFDNKLIHTLRGVGYVLEARE; from the coding sequence ATGCGAATCCTTGTCGTCGAGGACGAGCTTAAAGCTGCCGAATACTTGCATCAGGGTTTGACCGAAAGTGGTTATATCGTTGACCACGCCGCCACCGGTGCCGATGGATTGCATCTGGCGCAACAGCAGGCCTATGACCTGATCATTCTCGACGTGAACTTGCCGGAACTGGACGGCTGGGGCGTGCTGGAACAACTGCGCCGCACCCACTCGACGCGGGTGATGATGCTCACCGCGCGCGGGCGGCTGGCGGACAAGATTCGTGGTCTGGATCTGGGCGCCGACGACTATCTGGTCAAGCCGTTCGAGTTTCCCGAACTGCTGGCGCGGGTGCGCACCTTGATGCGCCGCAGTGAAAACATCCCAGTGCCACAGGTGTTGAAAGTCGCCGATCTGGAGCTGGATCCGGGCCGGCATCGGGCGTTTCGTGGCGAGCAGCGCATCGACCTGACCACCAAGGAATTTGCCCTGCTGCACTTGCTGATGCGCCAGTCCGGCGAGGTGCTGACCCGCACGCAGATCATTTCGCTGGTGTGGGACATGAATTTCGACTGCGACACCAACGTGGTCGAAGTGTCGATCCGGCGCTTGCGGGCGAAGATCGATGACCCGTTCGACAACAAGCTGATCCACACCCTGCGCGGTGTCGGCTATGTGCTGGAGGCGCGAGAATGA
- a CDS encoding TolC family protein — protein MPGLIELTARSRLNKTASGLLLLASSSLASASTLTLDQALQSALAGNPDLAAAQWEIGIAEGDRQQAGLIPNPEVSWEAEDTRRNSRTTTVMLSQPIELGGKRGARIDVASRAQDAAGIELERKRNALRADVIQAFNSAQTAQQRLQLSRQSLQLAEHGVRVAQGRIEAGKSSPVEGTRAQVQLSEVRLEVSRAERDQANAYQQLAQVMGAPLPTSTNVQPATQNLATLPPPGRLLERLNQTAELRLAKLQIDQREASLGLEKSQRIPDLTVSIGSQYSETERERVNVVGLSMPIPLFNRNQGNVLAAARRTDQARDLRNATELRLRTEVQTSLEQWQTANGEVNAFNQTILPAAQSAVDSATRGFEMGKFGFLDVLDAQRTLIAARSQYIQAVSEATDARVRLERIYGDLSVSP, from the coding sequence TTGCCCGGTTTAATCGAACTGACGGCGCGATCACGCCTGAACAAAACCGCCAGCGGCCTCTTGTTGCTGGCGAGCAGCAGCCTGGCCAGCGCATCGACCCTGACGCTGGATCAGGCGCTGCAAAGTGCCTTAGCCGGCAATCCCGATCTTGCCGCCGCGCAGTGGGAAATCGGCATAGCCGAGGGCGACCGCCAACAGGCCGGACTGATCCCCAACCCCGAGGTGTCGTGGGAAGCCGAAGACACCCGGCGCAACTCGCGCACCACCACGGTGATGCTCAGCCAGCCGATTGAACTGGGCGGCAAACGCGGCGCGCGCATCGATGTCGCCAGCCGTGCGCAGGACGCTGCCGGTATCGAACTGGAGCGCAAGCGCAATGCCTTGCGCGCCGATGTGATTCAGGCGTTCAACAGCGCGCAAACCGCGCAGCAACGCTTGCAGCTGTCGCGTCAGTCACTGCAACTGGCCGAGCACGGTGTGCGCGTTGCTCAGGGGCGGATCGAGGCCGGTAAATCGTCGCCGGTCGAAGGCACGCGAGCACAGGTGCAGCTCTCGGAAGTGCGCCTGGAGGTGAGCCGCGCCGAACGCGATCAGGCCAATGCCTATCAGCAACTGGCGCAGGTCATGGGCGCACCGTTGCCGACCTCGACCAACGTGCAACCCGCCACGCAAAACCTCGCCACGCTGCCGCCGCCCGGCCGTTTGCTCGAGCGTCTGAACCAGACCGCCGAGCTGCGTCTGGCGAAACTGCAGATCGATCAGCGCGAAGCCTCGTTGGGCCTGGAAAAGTCGCAGCGCATTCCCGATCTGACCGTGAGCATCGGCAGTCAGTACAGCGAAACCGAGCGCGAACGGGTCAACGTGGTCGGGCTGTCGATGCCGATTCCGCTGTTCAACCGCAATCAGGGCAACGTGCTCGCCGCCGCACGCCGCACCGATCAGGCGCGGGATCTGCGCAACGCCACCGAGCTGCGTTTGCGCACCGAAGTCCAGACCAGCCTTGAGCAATGGCAGACCGCCAACGGCGAAGTCAACGCGTTCAACCAGACCATCCTGCCTGCCGCACAAAGCGCAGTGGACAGCGCCACGCGCGGTTTCGAAATGGGCAAGTTCGGTTTCCTCGACGTACTCGATGCCCAGCGCACCCTGATCGCTGCGCGCAGCCAATACATCCAGGCCGTCAGTGAGGCGACCGACGCCCGCGTGCGCCTCGAACGGATCTACGGCGACCTCAGCGTCAGCCCTTGA
- a CDS encoding efflux RND transporter periplasmic adaptor subunit: MDKKLMVVAVATLALGIGLGSMWPANSNIDAHADEASEHADHAEEGAAAEGEHAEEGHIELSAEQIAAAGIQLAEARAQSISLGLSFPGEVRFDEDRTAHVVPRVPGVVESVAVNLGQTVKKGQLLAVIASQQISDQRSEQAAAQRRLALARTTYEREKKLWQDKISAEQDFLQAKQALEEAEIAMNNARQKISVLSGSVVATGGNRYELRAPFDGVVVEKHLTPGEVVDETTAAFTLSDLSRVWVTFGVSPKDLTKVQVGKPVTVSAPELKAEVTGSVAYVGSLLGEQTRTATVRVTVENPKGSWRPGLFVTARVATESRQAKVAVPETAIQTVEDKPTVFVRTDDGFKAQAVELGSRAAGHVEVTQGLEPGVQVASAGSFVLKSELGKASAEHSH, translated from the coding sequence ATGGATAAAAAACTGATGGTGGTCGCGGTGGCGACCTTGGCGCTGGGCATTGGCCTCGGTTCGATGTGGCCGGCCAATTCAAATATCGACGCGCATGCCGATGAGGCCTCCGAACACGCCGATCACGCCGAGGAGGGCGCTGCCGCCGAAGGCGAACATGCCGAAGAAGGCCACATCGAATTGAGCGCCGAGCAGATCGCCGCCGCAGGCATTCAACTGGCCGAGGCGCGGGCGCAGAGCATCAGTCTTGGCCTGTCGTTCCCCGGCGAAGTGCGCTTCGACGAGGACCGCACGGCACACGTCGTGCCGCGCGTGCCGGGGGTGGTCGAGTCGGTCGCGGTCAACCTCGGGCAAACCGTGAAGAAGGGCCAGTTGCTGGCGGTGATCGCCAGTCAGCAGATCTCCGATCAGCGCAGCGAACAGGCCGCCGCGCAACGTCGCTTGGCGTTGGCGCGTACCACCTACGAGCGCGAGAAAAAGCTCTGGCAGGACAAGATTTCCGCCGAACAGGATTTCCTCCAGGCAAAGCAAGCGTTGGAAGAGGCGGAAATCGCCATGAACAACGCCCGGCAAAAAATCAGCGTGCTCAGCGGCAGCGTGGTCGCCACCGGCGGCAATCGCTACGAACTGCGCGCACCGTTCGATGGCGTGGTGGTGGAAAAACACCTGACGCCGGGCGAGGTGGTCGATGAGACCACGGCAGCGTTCACCCTCTCGGATCTGTCGCGGGTGTGGGTCACGTTCGGTGTCTCGCCCAAGGATCTGACCAAAGTGCAGGTGGGCAAACCGGTGACTGTCAGCGCGCCTGAGTTAAAGGCCGAAGTGACCGGCAGCGTGGCGTACGTCGGCAGCCTGCTCGGCGAACAGACCCGCACCGCGACCGTGCGCGTGACCGTGGAAAACCCTAAAGGCTCGTGGCGCCCGGGGCTGTTCGTCACCGCGCGGGTCGCCACCGAGAGCCGCCAGGCCAAAGTCGCCGTGCCGGAAACCGCGATCCAGACCGTCGAGGACAAACCCACGGTGTTCGTGCGTACCGACGACGGCTTCAAGGCGCAGGCGGTGGAACTGGGCAGCCGTGCCGCCGGCCACGTGGAAGTCACTCAAGGGCTGGAACCGGGCGTGCAAGTCGCCAGCGCCGGCAGCTTCGTCCTCAAGTCGGAGCTGGGCAAAGCCTCAGCCGAGCACAGTCATTAA
- a CDS encoding CusA/CzcA family heavy metal efflux RND transporter, protein MFERLIQFAIEQRIIVLLAVLLMAGLGIASYQKLPIDAVPDITNVQVQINTGAAGFSPLETEQRITFPIETAMAGLPALEQTRSLSRSGLSQVTVIFKDGTDLFFARQLVNERLQIAREQLPEGAEAVMGPISTGLGEIFLWTVEAQKGALKDDGSAYTPTDLRVIQDWIIKPQLRNVPGVAEINTIGGFAKEYQIAPDPKRLAAYKLTLTDLITALERNNANVGAGYIERSGEQLLIRAPGQVASTEDIANIVMANVDGTPIRVKNVATVEIGRELRSGAATENGREVVLGTVFMLIGENSRTVSQAVARKLEQINKSLPQGVIAVPVYDRTHLVDKAIATVKKNLIEGAILVIAILFLFLGNIRAALITAMVIPLSMLFTFTGMFSNKVSANLMSLGALDFGIIVDGAVVIVENTLRRLAHAQQHHGRLLTRAERFKEVFAAAKEARRPLIFGQLIIMVVYLPIFALSGVEGKMFHPMAFTVVIALLGAMLLSVTFVPAAIALFVTGKVKEEEGVVMRGARRVYAPALAWVMAHRTVAVGAALGVIVLSGVLTSRMGSEFVPSLSEGDFALQALRVPGTSLTQSVDMQQRLETLILAKVPEVERVFARTGTAEIASDPMPPNISDSYVMLKPKDQWPDPNKSRETLMAELQQAAATLPGSNYELSQPIQLRFNELISGVRSDVAVKVFGDDMDVLNATAAKIAAAMQKVNGASEVKVEQTTGLPVLTINIDRDKAARYGLNVGDVQDTIAVAVGGRQAGTLYEGDRRFDMVVRLSDAMRKDIDGLSALLIPVPALSGTANQIGFIALKDVASLDLVLGPNQVSRENGKRLVIVSANVRGRDIGSFVSEAGALIEREVQVPAGYWTSWGGQFEQLQSAAKRLQIVVPVALLLVFGLLFMMFNNLKDGLLVFTGIPFALTGGVMALWLRDIPLSISAGVGFIALSGVAVLNGLVMIAFIRNLREEGRSLTEAINVGALTRLRPVLMTALVASLGFIPMALATGTGAEVQRPLATVVIGGILSSTILTLLILPALYQIAHRRDEDTVPSE, encoded by the coding sequence ATGTTCGAACGCCTGATCCAGTTTGCCATCGAGCAGCGCATCATCGTGCTGCTCGCCGTTCTGCTCATGGCCGGCCTCGGCATCGCCAGTTATCAAAAACTGCCGATCGACGCCGTGCCCGACATCACCAACGTCCAGGTGCAGATCAACACCGGCGCCGCCGGGTTCTCGCCGCTGGAAACCGAGCAGCGCATCACTTTCCCGATTGAAACCGCGATGGCCGGTTTGCCGGCGCTGGAGCAGACCCGTTCGCTGTCGCGCTCCGGGTTGTCGCAGGTTACGGTGATCTTCAAGGACGGCACCGACCTGTTTTTCGCTCGCCAACTGGTCAACGAGCGTCTGCAGATCGCCAGGGAGCAATTGCCTGAAGGCGCGGAAGCGGTGATGGGGCCGATTTCCACAGGTCTCGGTGAGATCTTTTTATGGACGGTGGAAGCCCAGAAGGGCGCGCTGAAGGACGACGGCAGCGCCTACACGCCGACCGATCTGCGGGTGATTCAGGACTGGATCATCAAGCCGCAGTTGCGCAACGTGCCGGGCGTCGCCGAGATCAACACCATTGGTGGTTTCGCCAAGGAATATCAGATCGCGCCGGACCCGAAACGCCTCGCCGCGTACAAGCTCACGCTCACCGATCTGATCACCGCGCTGGAGCGCAACAACGCCAACGTCGGCGCCGGGTACATCGAGCGTAGCGGCGAGCAGTTGCTGATCCGCGCGCCGGGGCAAGTGGCGAGCACCGAGGATATCGCCAACATCGTCATGGCCAATGTCGATGGCACGCCGATCCGGGTGAAGAACGTCGCCACCGTGGAAATCGGCCGTGAGTTGCGCAGCGGTGCGGCCACAGAAAACGGTCGCGAAGTGGTGCTGGGTACGGTGTTCATGTTGATCGGCGAGAACAGCCGCACCGTTTCGCAAGCGGTGGCCAGGAAGCTGGAACAGATCAATAAATCCCTGCCGCAAGGCGTGATCGCCGTGCCGGTGTACGACCGCACGCACCTGGTCGACAAAGCCATCGCCACGGTGAAAAAGAACCTGATCGAAGGCGCGATTCTGGTGATCGCGATTCTGTTCCTGTTCCTCGGCAACATCCGCGCCGCGTTGATCACGGCGATGGTGATTCCGCTGTCGATGCTGTTCACCTTCACCGGGATGTTCAGCAACAAGGTCAGTGCCAACCTGATGAGCCTCGGCGCGCTGGACTTCGGGATCATCGTCGACGGCGCGGTGGTGATCGTCGAAAACACCCTGCGTCGTCTGGCGCATGCGCAGCAGCATCACGGCCGTTTGTTGACCCGCGCCGAGCGTTTCAAGGAGGTCTTTGCCGCGGCGAAGGAGGCGCGACGACCGCTGATTTTCGGCCAGTTGATCATCATGGTCGTGTACCTGCCGATCTTCGCCCTGAGCGGCGTCGAAGGGAAAATGTTCCACCCGATGGCGTTCACCGTGGTCATCGCGCTGCTCGGTGCGATGCTGCTGTCGGTGACCTTCGTGCCGGCAGCGATTGCGCTGTTCGTCACCGGCAAGGTCAAGGAAGAAGAGGGCGTGGTGATGCGCGGTGCACGTCGGGTGTATGCGCCGGCGCTGGCCTGGGTCATGGCCCATCGCACGGTGGCCGTGGGCGCGGCGTTGGGCGTGATCGTGCTCAGCGGCGTGCTCACCAGCCGCATGGGCAGCGAGTTTGTACCGAGCCTCAGTGAGGGGGATTTTGCCCTGCAAGCGCTGCGCGTGCCGGGCACCAGCCTGACGCAATCGGTGGACATGCAGCAGCGTTTGGAGACGCTGATCCTGGCCAAGGTGCCGGAAGTCGAGCGCGTGTTTGCCCGCACCGGTACCGCCGAAATTGCTTCTGATCCAATGCCGCCGAACATCTCCGACAGCTACGTGATGCTCAAGCCGAAGGACCAATGGCCAGACCCGAACAAGTCCCGCGAAACCCTGATGGCCGAGTTGCAACAAGCCGCCGCGACGTTGCCGGGCAGCAACTATGAACTGTCGCAGCCAATCCAGTTGCGCTTCAACGAACTGATCTCCGGTGTGCGCAGCGATGTCGCGGTGAAGGTGTTCGGCGATGACATGGACGTGCTCAACGCCACGGCAGCGAAGATCGCGGCGGCGATGCAAAAGGTCAACGGCGCCTCTGAAGTGAAAGTCGAGCAGACCACCGGGTTGCCGGTGCTGACCATCAACATCGACCGCGACAAGGCGGCGCGTTACGGGCTCAACGTCGGTGATGTGCAGGACACCATCGCTGTGGCAGTGGGCGGGCGCCAGGCCGGCACCTTGTACGAGGGCGATCGGCGCTTCGACATGGTGGTGCGTTTGTCCGACGCGATGCGCAAGGACATCGACGGCTTGTCGGCGTTGCTGATTCCGGTGCCGGCGCTGAGCGGTACGGCGAATCAGATCGGGTTTATCGCGCTGAAGGACGTCGCCAGCCTCGATCTGGTGCTCGGGCCGAACCAGGTCAGCCGCGAAAACGGCAAGCGTCTGGTGATCGTCAGCGCCAACGTGCGCGGTCGGGATATCGGCTCGTTCGTCAGCGAGGCCGGTGCGCTGATCGAGCGTGAGGTGCAGGTGCCTGCCGGTTACTGGACCAGTTGGGGCGGGCAGTTCGAACAACTGCAATCGGCGGCCAAGCGCTTGCAGATTGTGGTGCCGGTGGCGTTGCTGCTGGTGTTCGGATTGCTGTTCATGATGTTCAACAATCTGAAGGACGGGTTGCTGGTGTTTACCGGGATTCCGTTTGCCTTGACCGGCGGGGTGATGGCGCTGTGGCTGAGGGATATTCCGTTGTCGATTTCCGCTGGCGTGGGGTTTATCGCGTTGTCCGGGGTGGCGGTGCTCAACGGTTTGGTGATGATCGCGTTCATTCGCAATTTGCGCGAGGAAGGGCGCTCACTGACGGAGGCAATCAACGTCGGCGCGCTGACGCGCTTGCGGCCGGTGTTGATGACCGCGCTGGTGGCGTCGCTGGGGTTTATTCCGATGGCGCTGGCGACCGGCACCGGCGCCGAGGTGCAGCGGCCACTGGCAACCGTGGTGATCGGCGGGATTCTGTCCTCGACGATCCTCACGTTGCTGATCTTGCCCGCGCTGTACCAGATCGCCCATCGCCGGGATGAGGACACCGTACCGTCTGAGTAG
- a CDS encoding co-regulatory protein PtrA N-terminal domain-containing protein, translating into MKFAQLSTFAAALMLSSLAMAEGGGDRTFDRMMTANDRAVELFVTKEQARDPVVVNEKKDASTKDL; encoded by the coding sequence ATGAAATTCGCCCAACTGAGCACCTTCGCAGCCGCCCTGATGCTGTCGTCCCTGGCCATGGCCGAAGGCGGCGGTGACCGCACGTTCGACCGGATGATGACCGCCAATGATCGCGCCGTGGAGCTGTTCGTGACCAAGGAACAGGCCCGCGACCCGGTCGTCGTCAACGAGAAGAAAGACGCCAGCACCAAAGACCTGTAA
- a CDS encoding DUF2790 domain-containing protein: MQLIKWMTFAGVMAMSVNTLAEGGGDRTFERAFSANAKAMEQYAAERGKAAPVVKEYEYGMKLDVVKIVSVVKPQPACSVVPTAMTYEDSQGQLNTLRYSVAGVCRNSGG, from the coding sequence ATGCAGTTGATCAAATGGATGACCTTCGCCGGCGTCATGGCGATGTCGGTAAATACACTGGCTGAAGGCGGCGGCGATCGCACTTTCGAACGTGCTTTCAGCGCCAACGCCAAAGCCATGGAGCAATACGCCGCCGAGCGCGGCAAAGCGGCGCCGGTGGTCAAGGAATATGAATACGGCATGAAGCTCGACGTGGTGAAAATCGTCAGCGTGGTGAAGCCGCAGCCGGCTTGCTCGGTGGTCCCTACCGCTATGACCTACGAAGACTCGCAAGGGCAACTCAACACCCTCAGATACAGCGTGGCCGGCGTGTGCCGCAACAGTGGTGGCTAA
- a CDS encoding DUF6124 family protein — protein sequence MKKPTPNPPEANAAADPDPTSPYAAIDTHKLHEAAERALDYYLKPAAPIMATPYTANALFLVNPNADTESLLANACESLASATVMLGDFAALLEGTHRKTLLGIAQVVMLGELAVNKALDNVEVAT from the coding sequence ATGAAAAAGCCAACACCCAATCCGCCCGAAGCGAACGCTGCTGCAGACCCCGATCCAACATCCCCCTACGCCGCCATCGACACCCACAAACTCCACGAAGCCGCCGAGCGCGCCCTCGACTACTACCTCAAGCCCGCAGCGCCCATCATGGCCACGCCTTACACCGCCAACGCGCTGTTTCTGGTCAATCCCAACGCCGACACCGAATCCCTGCTGGCCAACGCCTGCGAATCCCTGGCCTCGGCCACGGTGATGCTCGGCGACTTCGCCGCGTTGCTGGAGGGCACGCATCGCAAGACGCTGCTCGGCATCGCTCAGGTGGTCATGCTCGGTGAACTGGCGGTGAACAAAGCGCTGGATAACGTGGAAGTCGCGACGTAG
- a CDS encoding DUF1778 domain-containing protein — protein sequence MSTTESVEKSKPVPINMRADEKKRNLIDLAAAMSGRDRTSFILEAACQKAEEVILDKRLFLLDDSAFDAFEQAIEANPARGNECLHQLLARPKRWS from the coding sequence ATGTCCACAACTGAAAGCGTTGAAAAATCCAAACCCGTTCCAATCAACATGAGAGCGGACGAAAAGAAACGTAATCTGATCGATTTGGCAGCCGCCATGTCTGGTCGTGATCGCACAAGTTTTATCCTGGAAGCTGCCTGCCAAAAAGCTGAAGAGGTGATTCTGGATAAACGACTGTTCCTTCTCGACGACAGCGCATTTGACGCATTCGAACAGGCTATTGAAGCCAATCCGGCTCGAGGTAACGAATGCCTGCACCAACTGCTCGCTCGTCCAAAACGTTGGAGTTGA
- a CDS encoding OprD family porin, with translation MVNNTKMSMAALAVVLGSGPSMVFAEDKPEGFVEGSSLTVLNRNFYFNRDHRNGQSSPTGNGYSEAWAHAVISKFESGFTQGTVGVGVDAFAMLGLKLDTGDGRNGGRSSFDVLPVNRDGQARDEYTKIGGAAKVRAFDTVVKVGDVFPANPVVAAGDSRLLPESFRGVTATNTSIDGLSIQGGRLHAMSQPVSSDMRENFATFYAGPVNSPWIAYGGGDYVLNKNLSFSLYSSRLKDAWNQYYAGTAWTYPLADDLSLFGGLNYYKAVDEGKQLLGQFDNNIWSGRVGVKLGAHSVALSHQRNNGNDDFDYLRQSDSIFLDNSIQYSDFNSPKERSWMVRYDLDMSPYGVPGLSFMTRYARGTDADYSNANAVYMRRDAEGNPLTDQKRWERDIEVKYVVQSGSMKDLSLRLRQATTRATAFESDLDEVRVIVEYPLAIL, from the coding sequence ATGGTTAACAATACAAAAATGTCGATGGCCGCTTTAGCGGTGGTGCTCGGCTCCGGGCCGTCCATGGTGTTTGCAGAAGACAAGCCCGAAGGCTTTGTCGAAGGCAGCAGCCTGACGGTGCTCAACCGCAACTTCTACTTCAATCGTGATCATCGCAACGGCCAGTCCAGCCCCACCGGCAACGGTTATTCCGAAGCCTGGGCGCATGCGGTGATCAGCAAGTTCGAATCCGGTTTCACCCAAGGCACCGTCGGGGTCGGTGTGGATGCATTTGCCATGCTCGGCTTGAAACTCGACACCGGTGACGGCCGCAACGGCGGGCGCAGTTCGTTCGATGTGCTGCCGGTCAACCGTGACGGCCAGGCGCGGGATGAATACACCAAGATCGGTGGCGCCGCCAAAGTGCGGGCCTTCGATACCGTGGTCAAGGTCGGTGATGTGTTCCCGGCCAACCCGGTGGTGGCCGCAGGTGATTCGCGCCTGCTGCCGGAAAGCTTTCGCGGTGTGACGGCGACCAACACCAGCATCGACGGTCTGTCGATTCAGGGCGGTCGTTTGCATGCGATGAGCCAACCGGTGTCCAGCGACATGCGCGAAAATTTCGCCACGTTCTACGCCGGCCCGGTCAATTCGCCGTGGATCGCTTATGGCGGGGGCGACTACGTGCTGAACAAGAACCTCAGTTTCAGCCTGTACTCCAGTCGTCTCAAGGATGCCTGGAATCAGTATTACGCCGGCACCGCTTGGACCTATCCGCTGGCGGACGACCTGTCGCTGTTCGGCGGCCTGAACTATTACAAGGCGGTCGACGAAGGCAAACAACTGCTTGGCCAGTTCGACAACAACATCTGGAGCGGCCGCGTCGGCGTGAAGCTCGGCGCCCATTCCGTCGCCCTCTCCCATCAGCGCAACAACGGCAACGACGACTTCGATTACCTGCGCCAGTCCGACTCGATCTTCCTCGACAACTCGATCCAGTACAGCGACTTCAACTCACCGAAGGAGCGTTCGTGGATGGTGCGCTACGACCTCGACATGAGCCCTTACGGCGTACCCGGTCTGTCGTTCATGACCCGTTACGCACGTGGCACCGACGCCGACTATTCCAACGCCAACGCCGTGTACATGCGCCGCGATGCCGAAGGCAATCCGCTGACCGACCAGAAGCGCTGGGAGCGCGACATCGAAGTCAAATACGTGGTGCAGAGCGGTTCGATGAAAGACCTGTCGCTGCGTTTGCGCCAGGCCACCACCCGTGCCACGGCGTTCGAGTCGGACCTGGATGAAGTGCGGGTGATCGTCGAGTATCCGTTGGCGATTCTCTGA
- a CDS encoding helix-turn-helix domain-containing protein: MKRDIFSELMDGLEALADERQGKITLRTHKVQLPKLMPITAEEVIAIRQQLNLSRSVFAMYLRTNTRTLENWEQGRATPNAQATTLIRLVERFPQTIEQLAALT, from the coding sequence ATGAAACGTGACATTTTTTCCGAACTGATGGATGGACTGGAAGCACTGGCCGATGAACGCCAAGGCAAAATCACCTTGCGTACCCATAAGGTTCAGCTGCCAAAACTGATGCCGATCACTGCTGAGGAAGTGATAGCCATCCGTCAGCAACTTAATCTTTCCCGGTCAGTTTTCGCGATGTATCTACGCACCAATACGCGAACGCTCGAGAACTGGGAGCAAGGACGAGCTACGCCCAATGCTCAGGCCACAACCCTGATCCGTCTGGTCGAGCGTTTTCCACAGACAATCGAACAACTCGCAGCCCTGACCTGA
- a CDS encoding toxin, which translates to MDALFIELPVFQKHRDDYLDDDLFRSFQLELLKNPEAGDLIEDTGGLRKIRFSDQRRGKGKRSGLRVIYYWWPGFDQFWLFTVFNKNEQDDLTPAQKKLFRKTLDRELNARSHYET; encoded by the coding sequence ATGGATGCTCTATTTATCGAATTGCCTGTGTTTCAGAAGCACCGAGACGACTATCTGGATGACGATCTGTTTCGCAGCTTTCAATTGGAGTTGCTGAAAAATCCGGAAGCGGGCGATCTCATCGAGGACACAGGCGGGCTTCGTAAAATTCGCTTCAGCGACCAACGAAGAGGGAAAGGCAAGCGCAGCGGATTACGAGTGATTTATTACTGGTGGCCAGGCTTCGATCAGTTCTGGCTCTTTACCGTCTTCAACAAAAACGAGCAGGACGATTTGACGCCTGCCCAGAAAAAGCTTTTCAGAAAAACACTGGATAGAGAACTCAACGCGAGAAGCCACTATGAAACGTGA
- a CDS encoding GNAT family N-acetyltransferase translates to MFDIRRATPDDAQIAFDIRRLAIRHQCIGAYSQQQMLDWTKGAAEDGYDTLMAKHFYLVCTEGEPVATGMLDLEQHEIGAIFIRPDFMQRGLGKRVLFFLEDLARELGLAEVCLDATLNAVDFYRRCGYIGEGSAIYQSPSGLQLACVPMVKKL, encoded by the coding sequence ATGTTCGACATCAGAAGAGCTACCCCGGACGATGCGCAGATCGCGTTCGACATTCGGCGACTGGCCATCCGGCACCAATGCATCGGTGCCTACAGCCAGCAGCAAATGCTCGACTGGACCAAAGGAGCGGCCGAAGACGGCTACGACACGCTCATGGCAAAGCATTTCTATCTGGTCTGCACTGAGGGTGAACCTGTAGCAACTGGAATGCTTGATCTGGAGCAGCATGAAATCGGCGCAATCTTCATCCGCCCGGATTTCATGCAGCGTGGGCTGGGCAAGCGTGTTCTGTTCTTTCTCGAAGATCTGGCGCGGGAGCTGGGGCTGGCAGAGGTGTGTCTGGACGCGACATTGAACGCTGTCGATTTTTACCGGCGCTGCGGTTACATCGGGGAGGGGAGTGCAATTTATCAATCGCCTTCTGGTCTGCAACTGGCCTGCGTGCCAATGGTGAAGAAACTGTGA